A genome region from Cucumis sativus cultivar 9930 chromosome 4, Cucumber_9930_V3, whole genome shotgun sequence includes the following:
- the LOC101222803 gene encoding diacylglycerol kinase theta, producing the protein MAIPVPTHHFISHFHPDHPLTHYSDDQEYTCHICKTVGSGPRFRCQANCHVDIHLYCTDPPKELSSFLHSHRLALIHQMNHRRCNICRESINGMFYRCNHCDFDVHPLCTQFPEQLRHLIDGCHKLTFRKLSSGRCSICEEDCSSFWVYGCDVCRVNIHPKCILKPYGSPTGTRGIPYCQAPQWTTAPHPHGYGGGYFSYGGGQPNWGYPNHHVGYPHGGNNYGGQPPSRPSWVPMLGAGMFGVVQNLTAGAILEFIFGSFGA; encoded by the coding sequence ATGGCGATACCAGTGCCCACACACCATTTCATCTCCCATTTCCATCCAGACCATCCTCTAACCCATTATTCCGACGACCAAGAATACACTTGCCACATCTGCAAAACCGTCGGCTCCGGCCCCCGATTTCGATGCCAAGCTAATTGCCATGTCGACATCCACCTGTACTGCACCGATCCCCCCAAGGAATTATCCTCCTTTCTCCACTCCCACCGCCTTGCTCTGATCCACCAAATGAACCATCGCCGCTGCAATATCTGCCGTGAATCCATCAACGGCATGTTCTACCGCTGCAATCACTGCGACTTCGATGTCCATCCACTTTGCACCCAATTCCCTGAGCAGCTCCGCCACCTCATCGACGGCTGCCATAAACTCACCTTCCGCAAGCTCTCCTCTGGCCGATGCTCTATTTGCGAAGAGGATTGTTCTTCTTTCTGGGTTTATGGCTGCGACGTTTGTCGAGTCAATATTCATCCCAAATGCATTCTCAAGCCGTACGGTTCGCCGACGGGAACCCGTGGGATACCTTATTGCCAAGCGCCGCAGTGGACCACGGCTCCCCATCCGCATGGTTATGGTGGTGGTTATTTTTCTTACGGCGGAGGTCAGCCTAATTGGGGATATCCTAATCATCATGTTGGTTATCCTCATGGAGGTAACAACTATGGTGGACAACCACCGTCGCGGCCGAGTTGGGTACCAATGTTGGGGGCTGGAATGTTTGGTGTGGTTCAAAACTTAACGGCAGGTGCTATTCTTGAGTTTATTTTCGGTTCTTTTGGTGCTTAA